One window of Fusobacterium polymorphum genomic DNA carries:
- a CDS encoding YadA-like family protein, translating to MKKSVSLKLIVFSFLLVSGSIAYSATPTIEAGTANNSTKAGINNNASGENSTAVGFYNEAKGKDSSAIGYGNGASGESSSAVGNQSTASGKESSAFGNENLARGERSLAFGFGNTTSGKKSSAFGHSNKASGERSSAIGYNNEVTGLESSVLGNNYKVTGSHSGAFGIGTYDEVNDKHLLINGGGNSYMIGNGNNIASGANDNFILGNNVDIGRDSNGRKIESSVVLGHGSSVSESEVVSVGTPDGGRRIVNVREARINATSNDATTGKQLYQVAKATSTDIDVAAWKAKLGVGAGGADLTVYSKRDASNLTASDISAWRTKLGVGAGGGGGLVNTATGTGSTGLGIDNTVTGDYSTAIGYKNNVSGNHSGAFGDPNVVTGNGSYAFGNDNTINGNNNFVLGNNVTIGAGIQNSVALGNNSTVSSSNEVSVGSATQKRKITNVADGDVSATSTDAVTGRQLYKAIQNSGTAGIENLRNEVNEKIDDVKDEVNHVGSLSAALAGLHPMQYDPKAPTQVMAALGHYRNKQSVAVGLSYYFNDRFMMSAGVAIGGERRVKSMANVGFTVKLGKGSGVEYNETPQYVVQNEVKRLTVENQNLKSQVNNQGKENQELKEEINSLNTKNKEQDEKIKNLEEKLNRLLKNK from the coding sequence ATGAAAAAATCAGTTAGTTTAAAATTGATTGTTTTTAGTTTTCTTTTAGTTTCTGGTAGCATTGCTTATTCAGCTACTCCAACTATTGAAGCAGGAACTGCTAATAATAGTACAAAGGCAGGAATTAATAATAATGCCAGTGGAGAAAATAGTACTGCTGTTGGATTTTATAATGAAGCTAAGGGAAAAGATAGTTCTGCTATTGGATATGGCAATGGTGCTAGTGGAGAAAGTAGCTCTGCTGTTGGAAATCAGAGTACAGCCAGTGGAAAAGAAAGTTCAGCTTTTGGAAATGAAAATCTGGCTAGAGGAGAAAGAAGTTTAGCTTTTGGATTTGGTAATACAACTAGTGGAAAGAAAAGTTCAGCTTTTGGACATAGTAATAAAGCCAGTGGAGAAAGAAGTTCAGCTATTGGATATAATAATGAAGTCACTGGTCTTGAGAGTTCAGTCCTTGGAAATAATTATAAAGTTACTGGAAGCCATTCAGGAGCTTTTGGTATAGGTACATATGATGAGGTTAATGATAAACATCTTCTTATAAATGGAGGTGGTAATTCATATATGATAGGTAATGGTAATAACATTGCTAGTGGAGCTAATGATAACTTTATTTTAGGTAATAATGTTGATATTGGAAGAGATAGCAATGGTCGGAAAATTGAGAGTTCAGTTGTTTTAGGGCATGGTTCTAGTGTTTCTGAATCTGAAGTAGTTTCTGTTGGAACCCCTGATGGAGGAAGAAGGATAGTTAATGTACGTGAGGCAAGAATTAATGCTACATCTAATGATGCTACTACTGGTAAACAATTATATCAAGTTGCTAAGGCTACTTCAACAGATATTGATGTTGCTGCTTGGAAAGCTAAATTGGGTGTTGGTGCTGGTGGTGCTGATTTAACTGTTTATAGTAAAAGAGATGCTTCTAATCTAACTGCTTCTGATATTTCTGCTTGGAGAACTAAACTTGGTGTTGGTGCTGGTGGAGGTGGTGGACTAGTTAACACTGCGACTGGTACTGGAAGTACAGGACTTGGTATTGATAACACTGTTACTGGTGATTATTCTACTGCTATTGGTTATAAAAATAATGTTAGTGGTAATCATTCAGGTGCTTTTGGAGACCCTAATGTTGTTACTGGTAATGGTTCCTATGCCTTTGGTAATGATAACACTATAAATGGTAATAATAACTTTGTTCTTGGTAATAATGTTACTATTGGTGCAGGTATTCAAAATTCAGTGGCTCTTGGTAATAATTCTACTGTTTCTTCTTCTAATGAAGTTTCAGTTGGTTCAGCTACTCAAAAAAGGAAGATAACTAATGTTGCTGATGGAGATGTTTCTGCCACATCTACTGATGCTGTTACAGGTAGACAATTATATAAAGCTATCCAAAATTCAGGTACAGCTGGTATAGAAAATTTAAGAAATGAAGTCAATGAAAAAATAGATGATGTTAAAGATGAAGTTAACCATGTAGGTTCTTTAAGTGCTGCTCTTGCTGGATTACATCCTATGCAATATGACCCTAAAGCTCCTACTCAAGTTATGGCTGCATTAGGACATTATAGAAATAAACAATCTGTTGCTGTTGGATTAAGTTATTATTTCAATGATAGATTTATGATGAGTGCTGGAGTAGCTATTGGTGGTGAAAGAAGAGTAAAGAGCATGGCTAATGTTGGGTTCACTGTAAAACTTGGTAAAGGTAGTGGAGTTGAATATAATGAAACTCCTCAATATGTTGTTCAAAATGAAGTTAAAAGATTGACAGTTGAAAACCAAAATTTAAAATCTCAAGTTAATAATCAAGGTAAAGAAAATCAAGAACTAAAAGAAGAAATTAATTCTTTAAATACAAAAAATAAAGAACAAGATGAAAAGATTAAAAATTTAGAAGAAAAATTAAATAGACTATTAAAAAATAAATAG